From Macaca fascicularis isolate 582-1 chromosome 14, T2T-MFA8v1.1, a single genomic window includes:
- the TSPAN4 gene encoding tetraspanin-4 isoform X3, whose amino-acid sequence MARACLQAVKYLMFAFNLLFWLGGCGVLGVGIWLAATQGSFATLSSSFPSLSAANLLIITGAFVMAIGFVGCLGAIKENKCLLLAFFLLLLLVFLLEATIAILFFAYTDKIDRYAQQDLKKGLHLYGTQGNVGLTNAWSIIQTDFRCCGVSNYTDWFEVYNATRVPDSCCLEFSESCGLHAPGTWWKAPCYETVKVWLQENLLAVGVFGLCTALVQILGLTFAMTMYCQVVKADTYCA is encoded by the exons CTGGGGGGCTGTGGCGTGCTGGGCGTCGGCATCTGGCTGGCCGCCACCCAGGGGAGCTTCGCCACGCTGTCCTCCTCCTTCCCGTCCCTGTCGGCTGCCAACCTGCTCATCATCACCGGTGCCTTTGTCATGGCCATCGGCTTCGTGGGCTGCCTGGGCGCCATCAAGGAGAACAAGTGCCTCCTGCTCGCT ttcttcctgctgctgctgctggtgttCCTGCTGGAGGCCACCATTGCCATCCTCTTCTTCGCCTACACGGACAAG ATTGACAGGTACGCCCAGCAAGACCTGAAGAAAGGCTTGCACCTGTACGGCACGCAGGGCAACGTGGGCCTCACCAACGCCTGGAGCATCATCCAGACTGAC TTCCGCTGCTGTGGTGTCTCCAACTACACTGACTGGTTTGAGGTGTACAACGCCACGCGGGTGCCTGACTCCTGCTGCCTGGAGTTCAGTGAGAGCTGCGGGCTGCACGCACCTGGCACCTGGTGGAAGGCG CCGTGCTACGAGACGGTGAAGGTGTGGCTCCAGGAGAACCTGCTGGCTGTGGGCGTCTTTGGGCTGTGCACGGCACTGGTGCAG atCCTAGGCCTGACCTTCGCCATGACCATGTACTGCCAGGTGGTCAAGGCAGACACCTACTGCGCGTAG
- the TSPAN4 gene encoding tetraspanin-4 isoform X4 — MAIGFVGCLGAIKENKCLLLAFFLLLLLVFLLEATIAILFFAYTDKIDRYAQQDLKKGLHLYGTQGNVGLTNAWSIIQTDFRCCGVSNYTDWFEVYNATRVPDSCCLEFSESCGLHAPGTWWKAPCYETVKVWLQENLLAVGVFGLCTALVQILGLTFAMTMYCQVVKADTYCA, encoded by the exons ATGGCCATCGGCTTCGTGGGCTGCCTGGGCGCCATCAAGGAGAACAAGTGCCTCCTGCTCGCT ttcttcctgctgctgctgctggtgttCCTGCTGGAGGCCACCATTGCCATCCTCTTCTTCGCCTACACGGACAAG ATTGACAGGTACGCCCAGCAAGACCTGAAGAAAGGCTTGCACCTGTACGGCACGCAGGGCAACGTGGGCCTCACCAACGCCTGGAGCATCATCCAGACTGAC TTCCGCTGCTGTGGTGTCTCCAACTACACTGACTGGTTTGAGGTGTACAACGCCACGCGGGTGCCTGACTCCTGCTGCCTGGAGTTCAGTGAGAGCTGCGGGCTGCACGCACCTGGCACCTGGTGGAAGGCG CCGTGCTACGAGACGGTGAAGGTGTGGCTCCAGGAGAACCTGCTGGCTGTGGGCGTCTTTGGGCTGTGCACGGCACTGGTGCAG atCCTAGGCCTGACCTTCGCCATGACCATGTACTGCCAGGTGGTCAAGGCAGACACCTACTGCGCGTAG